ATTTCAATATGGCTTATGAACACCCAGAATTATACATTTTCATACTTCTCTTTAGATCATGTCATGTTTTGGAAAGCTAGTGTTTGAGAAATCATAATAAGACaaattcatattaaaatgttCCCAAATGTATGCTCTGACTATTTTCCCTGCTGCAATTAAACTGTATAGAACTGGAATGGTATtgcaatgaaaaaaaatagtggataaCTTATAAGTAGTTTATAGCCGTTGAATTTATAGCAATTAATTGTAAACatatcttcgttttttttttcatttcatatttataaactTAGTTTATCTGGTAATTATCTggtaattttatcaaacactaaaTTCAATTAGCTAGCTTATTCAGCTtataatatgaaatgacataaaaaatatttatttgttatttaatttttttttcaagtaggtgacataggtaaaattgaaacaaaaataataagctTTTAGTCACAAGTTTGTgagaaaaaagttttttttttgtcatatgacttatataagctataaacttaAAATTGGGATGCTAAATAGTCAATTAGTCACATTATATATAAATGTTGTTTTATATCACACTGCTAAAGAACCAACGATGAATTTATTTATGTCTTAAATAAGTGGTGAGATATTCAATCTGTTTCTTTTGTTAGGTAAACTCAGTGGGTAGAAATTTCAttcttaaaagtgaataaatggaATGTTCGAGATTTGAATTCTGACTCTTGcatataaaatatgtttttctttaccaattgagctaaactcCTGAGTATCTGAGATATTCAATCTTTAACTCTTATGTATTGAGAAATTTTGGTAAAGAagagaatttattttgtgtcCAACATTTATTTCAATTGATAAGATAAAATGAATTCTTTaatcagtacaaaaaataaaattgaagtacactttttgaaataattttttttttttttgaaaatgtttttagGTAGTACTTTAAAATATAATCTCATTATATATTGGTCGAATCATTCAGTTATAAGTTGAATTACATGAAATACTCGAATCAAACTAAATAACTCCTtcatataacatttttttaagcagACTCCTCCATATAACATTACCtctataaaattatataaatgttAAACCGGATTGAATTATATCATTATATGACACAACCaatcaaaataatttcaaaaataaataggcttatcaaaatataaaaaaccacCGGTTTACAGTTGGACCGGTCCAAGCACGAGTGACATTCAAAATCCCCCCGATATCGCGCGTTCTTAATTCGGAAACATCAAACAATTCAAATCAAAAGGTTTTCGTTCGCCGGCGTCGTTTCGATGTTTCCCCTTCTTCTCCAATCGCTCATCAAATTCTCTCCAATCTTCAACAATCCCTAATCCCCATCATCAAATTCTTCAATTCCCCACACTTAATTCCCCCAATTCTCGTTCAATCAATATACTATTCTAcatttctgaattttagggtttgTGAAAATGAACTCAGGTGACCTACACAAAGTTTGGGAAATCAAAGCTCTTAAGAGGAAGCCAGGGACAGAACAAGCtcacaagatgttggaaaaaaTTGCGAAACAGGTTCAGCCTATTATGCACAAACACAAATGGAGGGTCAAAGTTCTCTCTGAATTCTAGTAATTCATCGTTTTCTCTCTGAATTTCGTCCATAGTTTATTTGCAtagtttttagtttattttcataGTTTAGTCCATGTATTGAAATTCTAACTGAGTTCATATGTATTGAAAACCAAAAGCTTGTTTGGTTCTACGGTgttgaaattgatttttatttaattgattttagttaaaatttagtttaaggttaaatgatttatgtttaccaatcgttagttggttcagtggtgattggcgccgaacttggtagggaggaccacggttcgatccccggcaaatgtgatcgggagggggctggaaccaatgccagaactgacccccgaaccagattaaactggtggtgaaagccaaaaaaaattgatttatgttttgatACATTCATACGAAACtgagttgaacaataaatttgagttTAAAAATCATGTTTGGAGGAAAAAGCTACTAATCATAGTTTCAAGTGAGCATAAACTCTAGGGGCATAATCAATTCTAATCAAGAACCCGAGAACatgccaaaatcaattttagtgCTTCATAGTCACTATTGTCTCTCCCATGAAATCTAAACATGTACTAAAACTCATTCATAGACTCAGACCATTTTTCTTTTATACTTTACTGtgattttagtttataataataatttcaggTTATAATAATAAGAACTGTGGAAGAATAGTTTAATAGAAACATTGATCAAAGAGTGTTCGTGATTGTGTTCCTGTGTGGTTTTGCTTTAAGGTCCCTAATTGTGTTTCCCTACGGGCAAAGAGTGTTggtgattttttgttttcaatatcCTGTGATATATGACTAAAGAACATGTTTACATGATTGTAGCCCAAACAATCCGGCTCTTTTGGGGTGTAATGTTGGAGCTGGTATAGAAGTTAAGTTGCGGCTACGGAGGCCAAACAGGGATTCAGACTTTATTCCATTAGATCAAGTTTTAGATACGATGCTTCATGAGCTTTGCCATAATGCACATGGTCCTCATAATGCTAACTTCTACAAGCTATGGGATGAACTTAGAAAGGTCCGCTTTCTCTCTTAACTCTGTTATTGACTGTGCAAAATGGCCATATTTGATTTCTTGCCTTTTGAAATGCAAACATTTTTCTTCAAACACTTCCCTGGGGGATTGTATTTGGGCATCATTTGtcatatttcattttttcaattttcttttattcaCTATTTTTCTGGTTTAGGtctgttgtttttcttttcttgctaCACTGAAATATTGTAGCCACAAATTTCATTAACAGGGTtatgatttttctgtttttcttgCTACAATGAACTCATTTATCAGCTAAGAGTcctaaaaaattacaattaacCATtataaagaaacaaagaaaagaaaagaaaatagtaGGTGGGTTGAACTTTATTTTGCTTGCAACTTCCAGCTGTCAGTCGATATAGAAACTGCAGATTGCTAACAAGATACTTACAGAACCCTCAACATTTCACATTCTATTTTGAGTGATTGGCAAAACATCTTGGTATAGGACAACTTTGAGTAGATTGCTAATGATTTTTCTAGAGACTTGTTTACAGCTATCAATTCTAAAGATTTGCGTATGTTGTTCCTCTATTCATGTCACTAATCATGCACAGGAATGTGAAGAGTTGTTGGCTAAGGGGATAACTGGCTCTGGGGAGGGGTTTGACCTCCCAGGAAAGCGCTTGGGTGGTTATTCTCGTCAACCTCCACTCTCATCTCTACGTAAAACTGCACTTGCAGCTGCACAAAAGAGATCACAATTGGGTTCTCTTCTTCCATCTGGACCTAATCGTATTGGCGGTGATAGTTTCATAATGAAGGCACTTAGTCCTGGACAAGCTGCTGCAATGGCAGCAGAAAGAAGATTACAGGATGAATTATGGTGTGGTTCTCAATCTTGTGATCCTTCAGACCATGAAGATGTTAACAACGACTCTTCTAAAAACCTTATAAATAAGCAGAATAATGTGGGAAGCTCGAGACCAACAGACAACTGTACTCTGGCTATGGATCCGACATCTCGGAAAAGAAGTCACGACAATGATTCAAGTTTACCAGTTCATTCATCTAGTAACCCTAAATTTGTTGATTTGACAATGGATACACCAAAAAAGGGACGAGTCAATGAACATCAAAATGGGTCTCATCGAAGAAGTTTTGGATTAGATTCTCAATCGAATACTCATGCAGGATCTACGTCTGCAAATTTATCAAGTTCATCCCAGTCACTATCTGGTGATAATAGAACACTTCATTTTGAAGAACCTGCATTGTGGCAGTGTCTGACGTGCACTCTATTAAATAAAGTAAGCATTCAACTATACTGCTTTCATTCATcacaattattttgttttcattcttGTGATGTTACTAAGTATATTAAATTAGggtttattattttgttattgaaataGTGGGGTGGCTTTATTCTTTCTAaagaatataatataattaacacTACATATGATCATGTAACATACTTCCTTTTCTAATGCATGTGAACTGTGCCTGATTGATGCAGTCATTAGCCCCTATCTGTGAATTGTGTGGCACGCAACAGCCGAAAGATGTTACTACAAAGCACAACACTTGGTCTTGTAAATTCTGTACGTTGGAAAACAGTGCAAAGTTGGAGAGATGCTCAGCCTGTGACGAGTGGAGGTACTCTAATGGCCCCAACCTTGACCCCTGACAGAACTATGTAATTTGCTTCATGGGTAAATATAGTTCAATTTTGGCTTTGGTCTGCCCAAAGTTGTGTATAGCCATCAATTTTTTGCAtcctttgttttttatattctaTACTAATGTCAAAATTTGACTTTGATATGCAAACTTCAGTAATTCATCGCCAccttattttgaattttggaaTTCTCAATATTCTTGCTATTTTATTTTCCTGTTTATTTTATTGACCGAGTAAACTTGAGTCACCGCTTCAGTTTTGTGCTAAAGAAAAGACTGCAAAACCTTCAATAACTACTTTTTCATTCTTTTGATCTTGAGTAATCTAAGGGATTTCCAATTTTAGTGGCTTATTTGGTTCTTAAAAGTCGGTGTCAAATAAGCAACTGTTTGATATTGATTTTTCCCCATGGCGAAGAACAGTTGCATTTAGTCGACAGGTTGAGTTCTTTAAAATTATGCAATTCTACTTTTATAAAGAACAGTTGCATAgaaataaaaagttgttttttatcTTGTAATCAACTAACCTTTAGATAAAAAAGTATGAAATGCTTAGTTGCATAAAATCTGCCCGTTAGAAATGCTCAGTCTAAGTTCAAGCCTTTTGGCATTTTCTTGTGATATTCACGAATATCTGGTACTTTTTAGAAAGGAGAATTTGTAATAATGGATGTGAATGGTAAATAATCAAGAAGAAAAGTGGCAATAACGGGTGTGAATGCTAAATAATCTACCAGGTTTAAGCATTTACAGAACACATAATAATAGAATCTCACTAAAAAAACACAATCCAACATCATACATATAAATATACTATTCCAAACATTATACATGTAATGAAAGTATACTGCTCCAAACATAGGAAATACCACTCAAGTCACTGTTGACCATCGTTATTATTTAAACAATCAAACACATTTTCGATTCATCGTACACTTTATAATTCCTCGCTCTTATCACTTGTCTTCGGCACTTTGGTTACAATACCTCTCAGAAGATCAATGTAGAGTGGAAGTTGTGCTATTGCATACAAAGTCACAGGGAAGCAAGTGACTGAATAAATGAGGAACACAATGTGCTTGTATTTTTGGTCAATCAGAAAGAAATGGCCAGAGCAGAAAGCAGTGAACATTGCACAAATGGACAAGAAAAGAGAACTCAATCCCAAAAGAAGTTTCCTTGGCAAATCAATTCTGAAATCTTTAGCTTCTTTTCGAGAAGTGAGTATAGAAAGGAACATTATGAGTGCAGTGACAGAGAAGCAAAGGCCAATTACCGAAGATAAAGCAAATGCATCAAATGCAGGCCTTCCTTCCAATGCTGGTTCACCTGTTTCACTTCTGTTGCCACCTGGGACAGTGCTTGATGTAGCAAAGGAAACACCGGCAAGGAGTGCAGCCACTACAGAGCAAGATTCAGAAGTGTCCTTGAGCCATTCACTCCCATCTTTTACCAGCGATTCGTATGATTTCTTGAATAATTCTCCTGCTGTTTGGTCGAATCTGTTGGTTCGAACTGTGAAATGCTCCGGCACTAGTCCTTTAGTATACTGCTCCATGGTGCAAAATTATAGGGTTAAATTATATCATATTAACAACAGAAATTTTATCAATGAAATCATTTCGATTTTCAAAGTGAGACTCATTAAATAAGATGTGATATTTTGGAAGCGTTTGGAAgagcttatttgagcttatctaaagaaagatagaaagaaagaaagaaagaaaataccAGAAACCATTTGATATGCCACATCATTTGCAAAGCAGCTCCAGCAATGTGCCAATCTCGATCACTTTTTGTAGCTGCTAAATGTAACACAGTGTTCTCTTCCCTATCTACCCCTTGGATTAAGTTATCAAATATTGCCTTTTTATTACACTCATCAAGCCGTTTCCTTAATCCCTCAACAACAATGGTTCTCCTATTCTCAACTGCTACAagtaatacatttttattttccaaattaaCTTCATATATGGAACTTGGTATTTCTGTTATAAGCTCATTTACTATTTCAACTATGCCATTTCTTGCTGCAGTCAAAATCGCTGTCTCACTTTTCAGTGTTTCAGAAATCGGTGGCTCCTCGGTGTTGTTATTTCCTGCGAGTTTCAATTTTGTTATTATCTTCAATATGTTTCATACCGATTTGATTAATatggatttaatttaaatacacCGTTCgtaagttaaaaaaatatgtagAGAGAATCCAGAAGTATTTGTAGTAAGAGCAAGAAAACATGTATAATGACCTAAATAAGTCTTGAGAAAACTATATTATACCGTGcatgtttatttttctcatttaaatTTTACATTTGCAGAACTGCAAATAAACCACTTAAATCGTTTAGATACCTTGATTTGGATTGTAAAAAGACATGAAATCCGTTCCACTAACATCTCGAGTTGGTTTGGCGCCTGTTCCCAAGTACGATTCATAAGGGTTCTCCATAAATTTTTTCAATAGTTGACCACTCCATTTATGCTTTTGCTTCATCTTTGTAATTTCTTCGACCCCTTTTTACAAATTTTGAACACATccataaaacaataacaacggATGAGATAGTCAAAACAAACATTAGATCATGAGAACAACTAGATTAGATGAGACACTTACCTACACCTGAGAGGCCAAGGATATAGATGTATGCAAACTTTAAAAACCAAAGACATGTAGCATAGTTTTCTGGAAGAATCATGCGTTTAGATGGCATTGATATATTAgaatgttgttgatgatgttgcaACACTGTGGCTTTCTCTCCCATATCTTTAGATCCTGCAATTTAATAACATAGCTTAAGTTTTGTGCATTGTTTATATAAGAATATTTTACACACGCATATAGtgtttaaatatgattttagtccATACAATTatagtgttttttgttttaacccacaaaagttttatttatttggatTCAATTCTCCAAATTCAAGAAACTTGTTTTTAGTATCCGAGGTCAGCTTATTAGGTCGCATGACTTGATTATGTTGGACCACGTATGTGATGGGGAGTCTGGGGAAGCTTGGAAGAAATATCGGGTCAAATGCTCCAGGAGCACAAGAGAGAGAGACGCCACATCTCCACCGctcttataaattcaacatGTCTCTCGTTCATAGTCGATGTGAGATTTAACCACTCACATTTGAAACCCAACAGTATGACATTAAATATAAAGAGATGTAAATAGTACAAGATATCAATAAACATATTATTGTAAGATGTAATGCACATACCAAATGCAGAAGGATAAGCATACTCTAGACATTTATGAAGAAAGAGGTAACATGTGTTGTAGTTCTTTGGGCATTTGTTGTCCAAGCTTAACTGATGTTGTTTCCTTCCATAATATTCGACAGCTTGTTTCACATCTAGGATTCCCTCAGGTAGACCTTTTCACAGTGTGTCATAATATTAGAGCAATAACACATTGAATTTTGTAAAGAACaatatcttagaattgagagttgggtctaactcaaccctacaaaaccggtttgtaaggtAAGGATCAGGCCATCTCGTAAcggatgtgggacttcttaacacacccctcacgcccaacactattgggctttggtgcgtggatataaacggtgggtggctcgatagcggaaacctgataataGGTGGCCCAACAGATCGTGGAGAGTTAGGCCTaattcaaccctacaaaaccgatttgtaaggtgaagattgccctcacttataaacacacattcaggCCATCTCGTAACCAAtatgggacttcttaacacaatACTCAATAGAAGTGTACTCTATCTAGTATTAAGATTTCATTTGATAATAACTTGATTGCAAGTAGAGAGAAAAACACTTACAGTGGTAAAGGATCCTCTTCCACCATATCATCTTGGATCCACTTATGAAGGCTGAAGGTCTAGTAGCAAGAAGTTTGAGAGGACTAAATCCATGTTTGTTTGGAATGACAGCAAGATCAGGATATTTATCTACTATAATAAGTGCCAAATCTGTCGCAGtatacacaaatattaaaaatttagagaaacaGTTTTTATAATGTGTGCATTGTTGCACACCATATAGATCATTTCATGAGTATTGACTGATCACTCCACATCTTCAGACATATGTCATATTATTTAAAACATGTCATATCTGCAATGTTACGACATAAATTTGGAGGAACAAAATAGGAAAACTAGTTTCTTGAACAAGAGAAAATAAGGggactaataaacaaaaaagtgAGCAATTAAATATCCATGTTATGTCCAATATTTCACACATTACAAAActgaaatataaatttatagaCTTGGATTCCGTACTGGACTGGTATAGAGGACCACAAAGTGTGGCTCCTAATATTTCAACTTCACTAGCCAGACCTTACAACTGATCAAGTCATGTCACAGCTCACATCGTTCAGTTAGGTCCTATCTCGGCACTAGTTTGACTATTCATGTCATGTCAGCTCACTTCGCTCATGTAAGTCCTATCTTAGCACTATCTTTACTATTCAAGTCATTAGGGTCCACCTCATCTAGCCAGGTCTTACCTCAACACTAATTGAACTGTTCAAGTCATGTTAACTCACATCACCCAATCAGGTCCTACCTCAGCACTAGCTTGATTATTCAAGTCATGCTATCCATAAAAGTTCTATCTTAGCACTAGTTTGACCGTTCAAGTCATGTTTGCTCACTTTACATATGTGAACACCTACCATTGTCGATTGTACGTAGTCAGCACGTCGATGATCATTGGATTGAGATTGGACAACTAGATTTCAGTGCaaattttgattatgttttttaatagaaaatctAAAATACTGTCATCAATTGCGTGAATCCATGCATGCATGTCAACAACTGCATGGAATCGGAATTcgaaattcatatataatatcATGAAGCAGTCatgcaatttaattaaaagCTGACTTACCAAAAAATTCTCTCCTGATGGCACAGTGAAGAATACTATCCCCATTGTTTCGAATTAGATCTCTAGAATAAGAACTGCTACCACCATCAACATTATCGCAATCACTCTTACTTCGTTTAAAGTTGAAGAGATACACAAACGTTTGTTTTTGCCAAGACAATGCAGCAAGAAACAAAGGACTTTCTCCATTATTATTATCAATATCAATCAAATATTTCCTTTCACCATTTTCTCCTATGATCAATTCACATATATCTTTGAATCCTCTTGATGCTGCAAGGTGCAAAGGAGTGTCAcctttttcattcttcttttcAAGGGCCTCAATCTTGTTgtgttttatgattaaattcACAAGATTTCTAACAACTTTTTCATTGTCATCATTTACTGCCACGTGTAGTGCTGTTCCTCTGCTCTTGTTAATGTCTATTGTGCAAAGTTCAGGATGTGATCTGTATAGTTCCTCTACTTTTTCCCATTGTCCTTTTACTGTGCACACTT
This portion of the Trifolium pratense cultivar HEN17-A07 linkage group LG3, ARS_RC_1.1, whole genome shotgun sequence genome encodes:
- the LOC123912929 gene encoding uncharacterized protein LOC123912929, whose translation is MSIIEVGDYIYDSTEDKHASPEDNLKVCTVKGQWEKVEELYRSHPELCTIDINKSRGTALHVAVNDDNEKVVRNLVNLIIKHNKIEALEKKNEKGDTPLHLAASRGFKDICELIIGENGERKYLIDIDNNNGESPLFLAALSWQKQTFVYLFNFKRSKSDCDNVDGGSSSYSRDLIRNNGDSILHCAIRREFFDLALIIVDKYPDLAVIPNKHGFSPLKLLATRPSAFISGSKMIWWKRILYHCLPEGILDVKQAVEYYGRKQHQLSLDNKCPKNYNTCYLFLHKCLEYAYPSAFGSKDMGEKATVLQHHQQHSNISMPSKRMILPENYATCLWFLKFAYIYILGLSGVGVEEITKMKQKHKWSGQLLKKFMENPYESYLGTGAKPTRDVSGTDFMSFYNPNQGNNNTEEPPISETLKSETAILTAARNGIVEIVNELITEIPSSIYEVNLENKNVLLVAVENRRTIVVEGLRKRLDECNKKAIFDNLIQGVDREENTVLHLAATKSDRDWHIAGAALQMMWHIKWFLYTKGLVPEHFTVRTNRFDQTAGELFKKSYESLVKDGSEWLKDTSESCSVVAALLAGVSFATSSTVPGGNRSETGEPALEGRPAFDAFALSSVIGLCFSVTALIMFLSILTSRKEAKDFRIDLPRKLLLGLSSLFLSICAMFTAFCSGHFFLIDQKYKHIVFLIYSVTCFPVTLYAIAQLPLYIDLLRGIVTKVPKTSDKSEEL
- the LOC123912928 gene encoding uncharacterized protein LOC123912928, yielding MNSGDLHKVWEIKALKRKPGTEQAHKMLEKIAKQVQPIMHKHKWRVKVLSEFYPNNPALLGCNVGAGIEVKLRLRRPNRDSDFIPLDQVLDTMLHELCHNAHGPHNANFYKLWDELRKECEELLAKGITGSGEGFDLPGKRLGGYSRQPPLSSLRKTALAAAQKRSQLGSLLPSGPNRIGGDSFIMKALSPGQAAAMAAERRLQDELWCGSQSCDPSDHEDVNNDSSKNLINKQNNVGSSRPTDNCTLAMDPTSRKRSHDNDSSLPVHSSSNPKFVDLTMDTPKKGRVNEHQNGSHRRSFGLDSQSNTHAGSTSANLSSSSQSLSGDNRTLHFEEPALWQCLTCTLLNKSLAPICELCGTQQPKDVTTKHNTWSCKFCTLENSAKLERCSACDEWRYSNGPNLDP